The stretch of DNA GGCAGAAGCGGCTGAATTGATAGGTAAGATTCTGCATCCTGAACCGTTCCTAAACAGGGATCCTCTGGATCTGATGCCGAAATATTTTGACAATGATTATCAGCAGTACTTGAAACACCAGAGGGATTTGTAATGAATAAATCATGGATAGTAATTGCCGCTGTGACCATACTCATGCTGCTTCCGGCTCTACCGGTATCCAGCGCAGAGGGAGACAGTAATCTTCTTCTCATTGACCTTGGAAACGGGCAGACATATTGGTGTGAACCAGAGGAGAGCGGAACTTATGCAGACATTATTGCAGGTTCTGCCGATGAGCTGGGATTAAATGTAGACATATCTAATAAATCCGATATTTCCATAAATGGACTAGCTTCTGTAGAAATAAGCGGATTGAATACCGTTCATACTAATTGGAAAATATATTCTTGGGATGGAAGTAACTGGAAATACGAGTCCGGCATCAATACTGCTTCACATTATTCTGGAGGTATAGCAGCAGTTGGATATTATGCAGATGATTCTGCAGAGAACGTAATCTGCCCGCAGTCTACTCCCGATTACAAATCTGTATGGACCCAATTTGGGGGGTCTTCATCGTCATATAATACATCAGATTCATATGGTGTAGAAAATCCTGCTCTGCCTGTAGAATGGCACAGGACGTACAATACTGGATATGTGGATTCAGGTCTGGTAGTTGCAGGAGATCTTCTCTATCATACTACTGGAGGAAGCTGGGGATCTACTACTGATACCAAAGACCTCTGGGTGTATTGCCTCAACAGATTCACAGGTGATATGGTCTGGGAATATCATGGGAAATATGGTGCGGGATATGAAGTCACCACACCGATAATCGTGGGAGACATGCTGATCCTGTCTGCCACATGCGGAGACATCTACTGTTTTGATCGGTATGATGGAACTCTGCTCCACACTTTATATATCGATTACAAACCGCCAATGGATGATGAAGGAACTATTCTCTGGGATGCAGAGATATTTGTGACTGGGGCTACAACGCCAGTCTATGATTCTGGAGCTCTATACTTCGGTTCCGCAGACGGTAAAGTTTACTGTTACAGCATTAATTATAATGAAGGATTCAAAGAGCTCTGGTGCTACAATCCTCCAGATGACTACAGCAGTTCCACAGGCTATATGGGATCCAAAGGAACATTCTATTTCCATGCTCCGACTATTGCTGAGATTGACGGCAAAAGAATGCTGTTCATTGGCAACTATGGAGGTTATCTGCATGCATTGGATGCTGCTACTGGAAAAGCCATGTGGGTTAAGCAGGTCATAAATGTATCAGATATAAATGCCGCTAAACCACACATGCCGGGTTCTGCTGCAGTCGTATCTGTAAACAGGGAAGGTACAATGCTGCTGGTGACATGTACTGATGGAGGAATGTCAGTATCTCTTGGTTACAT from Candidatus Methanomassiliicoccus intestinalis Issoire-Mx1 encodes:
- a CDS encoding outer membrane protein assembly factor BamB family protein is translated as MNKSWIVIAAVTILMLLPALPVSSAEGDSNLLLIDLGNGQTYWCEPEESGTYADIIAGSADELGLNVDISNKSDISINGLASVEISGLNTVHTNWKIYSWDGSNWKYESGINTASHYSGGIAAVGYYADDSAENVICPQSTPDYKSVWTQFGGSSSSYNTSDSYGVENPALPVEWHRTYNTGYVDSGLVVAGDLLYHTTGGSWGSTTDTKDLWVYCLNRFTGDMVWEYHGKYGAGYEVTTPIIVGDMLILSATCGDIYCFDRYDGTLLHTLYIDYKPPMDDEGTILWDAEIFVTGATTPVYDSGALYFGSADGKVYCYSINYNEGFKELWCYNPPDDYSSSTGYMGSKGTFYFHAPTIAEIDGKRMLFIGNYGGYLHALDAATGKAMWVKQVINVSDINAAKPHMPGSAAVVSVNREGTMLLVTCTDGGMSVSLGYILALDPKTGEGYNVEDHIWKINALFTAPVVASDGFYTYLSPSNPGDSTIKKSDGTEVEIVDSICKFDWDGNLVWMCEYNKFVKAPLTLADGVLYAMEYSAGGIENKYGEAGHLAAVNAEDGTLLWRVFLEPCTSDSYSMGQATVIDGKIYVGNDYGAVYCLSDVAGPSSVESEINSLQTAGFHHWSWYVLIAAIVATMALFVILYRGA